A region of Sulfurimonas sp. DNA encodes the following proteins:
- a CDS encoding ankyrin repeat domain-containing protein, translated as MDKWLEYLKDNDYMRVKKYIKDGADVNEANENEESVLACAIQKRCDFDLLMLLIDNGADIDEFDDEGVSILDNAIAYNSIELVKYMIDKGVDVNRTNRRSKFTPLMGVACYGRVEIGKLFLENGVNKEAVDMKGFKATDFARKMNKKSILELLDYDESSPQNRSYAR; from the coding sequence ATGGATAAATGGTTAGAATATTTAAAAGATAATGACTACATGAGAGTTAAAAAATATATCAAAGATGGCGCTGATGTCAACGAAGCAAACGAAAACGAAGAATCAGTTTTAGCTTGTGCCATTCAAAAAAGATGTGATTTTGACTTATTGATGCTACTTATTGATAATGGTGCAGATATAGATGAGTTTGATGATGAAGGTGTCAGCATCTTAGATAATGCTATTGCATACAACTCGATTGAATTAGTGAAATATATGATAGATAAAGGTGTTGATGTAAATAGAACCAACAGAAGAAGTAAGTTTACACCACTGATGGGCGTTGCCTGTTATGGAAGAGTAGAAATAGGAAAACTTTTTTTAGAAAATGGTGTTAACAAAGAAGCAGTTGATATGAAAGGATTCAAAGCAACTGATTTTGCTAGAAAGATGAATAAGAAAAGCATCTTAGAACTTTTAGATTATGACGAAAGTAGTCCACAGAACAGGTCTTATGCTAGATGA
- a CDS encoding fumarate reductase flavoprotein subunit encodes MNVKYCDALVIGGGLAGLRAAVASQSKGLSTTVLSLVPVKRSHSAAAQGGMQASLGNSKMSRGDNEDVHFADTVKGSDWGCDQEVARMFVTTAPKAIRQLAAWGVPWTRITKGPREVVMNAERTTLVEDDEVHGYIHSRDFGGTKKWRTCYTADATGHTMLFGVANEALKHNVNIEDRKEAISLIHENNRCYGAIVRDLVTGELSAYVAKGTLIATGGYGRLYKQTTNAVICEGIGAAIALETGIATLGNMEAVQFHPTPIVPSGILLTEGCRGDGGILRDVDGYRFMPDYEPEKKELASRDVVSRRMLEHIRNGKGVKSPYGDHLWLDISILGREHIEKNLRDVQEICQIFNGIDPADEGPKGWAPVLPMQHYSMGGIRTKATGESQKLDGLFSCGEAACWDMHGFNRLGGNSVSETVVAGMIVGDYFADFCASHDIDISSKTLQSSIDDKEKYMNDLVNKEGKNDIFEIKNEMKAIMWDKVAIFRDEEGLTQAVNKLEELYKKSLDVKVESKTLCANPQLEEAYRVPMMLKLSLCVALGALERKESRGAHYREDYLKRDDENWLKRTLASWNEGDTLPTLTYEDLDIMKMEMPPAFRGYGAKGMMIENELSVKRQEEVDKMREEMEADGKDRIEIQDALMPFELQAIFKAENERLGDKK; translated from the coding sequence ATGAATGTAAAATATTGCGATGCATTAGTAATCGGTGGTGGATTAGCAGGTCTTAGAGCTGCAGTTGCTTCACAGTCAAAAGGTTTAAGTACAACTGTTTTAAGTCTTGTTCCTGTTAAGCGTTCTCACTCAGCAGCTGCTCAAGGTGGTATGCAAGCGAGTTTAGGTAACTCAAAAATGAGTAGAGGTGACAACGAAGATGTTCACTTTGCAGATACTGTAAAAGGTAGTGACTGGGGCTGTGATCAAGAGGTAGCTCGTATGTTTGTTACAACTGCACCAAAGGCTATTCGTCAATTAGCTGCTTGGGGTGTGCCTTGGACAAGAATTACAAAAGGTCCAAGAGAAGTTGTTATGAATGCTGAGAGAACTACTTTAGTTGAAGATGATGAAGTACACGGTTACATTCACTCTCGTGACTTTGGTGGAACTAAAAAATGGAGAACTTGTTATACAGCAGATGCGACAGGTCATACAATGCTTTTTGGTGTTGCTAATGAGGCGCTAAAGCACAATGTAAACATTGAAGACAGAAAAGAAGCTATCTCTCTTATCCATGAAAACAATCGTTGTTATGGTGCAATCGTAAGAGACTTAGTAACTGGTGAGCTAAGTGCTTATGTTGCTAAAGGTACTCTTATTGCAACTGGTGGATATGGAAGACTTTATAAGCAAACTACAAATGCTGTTATTTGTGAAGGTATCGGTGCGGCTATCGCTCTTGAAACTGGAATAGCAACACTTGGAAATATGGAAGCCGTACAATTTCACCCAACGCCAATTGTTCCATCTGGAATCCTTCTTACTGAAGGTTGTCGTGGTGATGGTGGTATCCTTAGAGATGTAGATGGTTACAGATTTATGCCGGATTACGAACCAGAGAAAAAAGAACTTGCATCTCGTGATGTTGTAAGTCGTAGAATGCTTGAGCATATTAGAAATGGTAAGGGTGTTAAATCTCCTTATGGTGATCACTTATGGTTAGATATTTCTATTTTAGGTCGTGAGCATATTGAAAAAAATCTTCGTGATGTTCAAGAAATATGTCAAATTTTTAACGGAATTGATCCAGCTGATGAAGGTCCAAAAGGTTGGGCTCCAGTTCTTCCTATGCAACATTATTCAATGGGTGGAATCAGAACAAAAGCAACTGGTGAATCTCAAAAACTAGACGGTCTTTTCTCTTGTGGAGAAGCTGCTTGTTGGGATATGCACGGTTTTAACAGACTTGGTGGAAACTCAGTAAGTGAAACTGTTGTTGCCGGTATGATCGTTGGAGATTACTTTGCTGATTTTTGTGCTTCACACGATATTGACATTAGTTCAAAAACTCTTCAATCTAGTATTGATGATAAAGAAAAATATATGAATGACCTTGTTAATAAAGAAGGTAAAAACGATATATTTGAAATCAAAAATGAGATGAAAGCTATCATGTGGGACAAAGTTGCAATTTTCCGTGATGAAGAAGGTCTTACCCAAGCTGTAAATAAACTAGAAGAGCTTTATAAAAAATCACTAGATGTTAAAGTAGAGTCTAAAACTCTTTGCGCTAATCCTCAACTTGAAGAAGCTTATAGAGTTCCAATGATGCTTAAACTTTCTCTTTGTGTAGCACTTGGTGCACTTGAAAGAAAAGAAAGCCGTGGTGCTCACTATAGAGAAGATTACCTAAAAAGAGATGATGAAAACTGGTTAAAGAGAACTCTTGCTTCATGGAATGAAGGTGATACTTTGCCAACTCTAACTTATGAAGACTTAGATATCATGAAGATGGAAATGCCTCCAGCATTTCGTGGTTATGGTGCAAAAGGTATGATGATTGAGAATGAACTAAGTGTTAAGCGTCAAGAAGAAGTTGATAAAATGCGCGAAGAGATGGAAGCAGATGGTAAAGATAGAATTGAAATTCAAGATGCGTTAATGCCTTTTGAA
- a CDS encoding fumarate reductase cytochrome b subunit: MSDLIEGFLGKSVDGKKSRLPAKLDYIQSATGLFLGLFMWGHMFFVSTILISKDFMYSLTKFMEGSMFFEEPKPGLVSLAVGAVFIIFIVHAAMGMRKLPASFRQWQIYRTHMKMMKHDETSMWFIQAVTGFSMFFLGSAHLFLMLTQPGTIGPYGSGDRMLTLWPFYLMLLFAVELHGSIGLYRLCIKWGWFEGENAKETRKTLKKVKWAITVFFLVLGLATLLAYLKIGMEHADKAGEKYHPTSQIEKIYNVNTEVKA, translated from the coding sequence ATGAGTGACCTTATTGAAGGGTTTTTAGGTAAGTCTGTGGATGGTAAAAAGAGTAGATTACCAGCTAAGTTAGATTATATTCAAAGTGCAACAGGGTTGTTTTTAGGTTTATTTATGTGGGGGCATATGTTTTTCGTATCGACTATATTAATAAGTAAAGACTTTATGTATTCGCTTACAAAATTTATGGAAGGTAGTATGTTTTTTGAGGAACCTAAGCCAGGCTTAGTATCTCTTGCTGTTGGTGCTGTCTTTATTATATTTATTGTTCATGCTGCTATGGGTATGAGAAAACTTCCAGCTAGCTTTAGACAATGGCAAATTTATAGAACTCACATGAAAATGATGAAGCATGACGAAACTAGCATGTGGTTTATTCAAGCTGTTACTGGTTTTTCAATGTTCTTTCTTGGTTCTGCTCACTTATTTCTTATGTTAACTCAACCTGGTACAATTGGACCATATGGTTCAGGCGACAGAATGTTAACCCTATGGCCTTTTTATCTTATGCTTCTTTTTGCTGTTGAATTACACGGAAGTATTGGTCTTTATCGTCTCTGTATTAAATGGGGTTGGTTTGAAGGTGAAAACGCAAAAGAAACAAGAAAAACTTTGAAAAAAGTCAAATGGGCTATAACTGTATTCTTTTTAGTTCTTGGTCTTGCTACTCTATTAGCATACTTAAAAATCGGTATGGAACATGCGGACAAAGCTGGTGAAAAATATCATCCAACTTCACAAATAGAAAAAATCTATAATGTAAACACAGAGGTAAAAGCATGA
- a CDS encoding 3-isopropylmalate dehydratase small subunit produces the protein MQKANIEGKVWTFGKDIDTDLIIAARYLNTSVPEELAKHVMEDSDPEFVEKMRKGDIIVAGENFGCGSSREHAPIALKAAGVAAIIAPTFARIFYRNAFNMGLPIFELEESYEISEGNEVNINMDAGTITNKSTNKTYNFNPIPEFMQELIDAGGLMNFAQNEIKGK, from the coding sequence ATGCAAAAAGCAAATATTGAAGGAAAAGTTTGGACATTCGGAAAAGATATTGATACTGATTTAATTATTGCAGCACGCTATCTTAATACTTCCGTGCCAGAGGAGCTTGCGAAACATGTTATGGAAGATTCAGATCCAGAATTTGTAGAGAAGATGAGGAAAGGTGATATCATAGTTGCTGGTGAAAATTTTGGTTGTGGTAGTTCAAGAGAACATGCACCAATAGCACTTAAGGCTGCTGGAGTTGCTGCTATAATCGCTCCAACTTTTGCAAGAATTTTTTATAGAAATGCATTCAATATGGGGCTACCTATTTTTGAGCTTGAAGAAAGTTATGAGATAAGTGAGGGCAATGAAGTAAATATAAATATGGATGCAGGCACAATCACAAATAAAAGTACAAATAAAACATATAACTTTAACCCAATTCCAGAGTTTATGCAAGAGTTAATAGATGCAGGTGGATTAATGAACTTTGCACAAAATGAAATAAAAGGTAAATAA
- a CDS encoding SH3 domain-containing C40 family peptidase — MKYIVLVFVAILFGACSSKEVVVEKNTKEEKPSKNIEISDLIYIPQDVEFFTKDLNSTKKIYKIQKKYEKYYFNVWNNSKPRESVEEVKWPFYSYRVGGSYGENFELLKQSFFDEMLENANFSEYATLNKKAITLREVNIRAFPTIKPLLRDPTIAGEGFPFDYLQNSTLHANKPLFVSHYSKDKEWVYVFSSFTSGWIKSSEMVFLSQKHVDAWQKAQQVFFIKENIPFYSKDGTFLFHSKIGMMLAIISEDENKYEALAISSYKNTKAMFQRVEISKSIATKDVLSLNKEALTNIMSEMFKSNYGWGGIYGQRDCSSMLRDLYAPFGIWLPRNSSQQAKVGKIISLKHLNNEEKIKTIKEKAVPFETLLYKKGHIVLYVGIFNGEIIVFHNIWGIKTNEEGREGRVVVGKAIFSTLKVGSNIDDFDKESEILKNLQSMNILTQ, encoded by the coding sequence TTGAAATATATAGTTTTAGTTTTTGTAGCGATACTTTTTGGGGCATGTTCTTCAAAAGAAGTTGTTGTAGAAAAAAATACAAAAGAAGAAAAACCAAGTAAAAACATAGAAATATCTGATTTAATTTATATTCCCCAAGATGTAGAGTTTTTTACAAAAGATTTGAATTCAACGAAAAAAATATATAAAATTCAAAAAAAATATGAAAAATATTATTTTAATGTTTGGAACAATAGCAAACCAAGAGAAAGCGTAGAAGAAGTTAAATGGCCATTTTATTCATATAGAGTTGGCGGTAGTTATGGAGAAAATTTTGAATTATTAAAGCAAAGTTTTTTTGATGAAATGTTAGAAAATGCAAACTTTAGCGAATATGCAACTTTAAATAAAAAAGCAATAACTTTAAGGGAAGTAAACATAAGAGCTTTCCCGACAATAAAGCCACTACTTAGAGACCCAACTATCGCAGGAGAGGGTTTTCCTTTTGATTATTTGCAAAATAGTACACTTCATGCAAATAAACCACTATTTGTTTCCCATTATTCAAAAGATAAAGAGTGGGTTTATGTTTTTAGTAGTTTTACTTCTGGTTGGATAAAATCAAGTGAAATGGTTTTTTTATCGCAAAAGCACGTAGATGCTTGGCAAAAAGCCCAGCAAGTTTTTTTTATAAAAGAAAACATCCCTTTTTATTCTAAAGATGGAACTTTCTTATTTCACTCAAAAATAGGAATGATGTTAGCCATCATATCTGAAGATGAAAATAAATATGAAGCTTTAGCTATCTCTTCATACAAAAACACTAAAGCGATGTTTCAAAGAGTTGAAATATCAAAAAGTATCGCAACAAAAGATGTGTTAAGTTTAAATAAAGAGGCACTCACAAACATAATGAGTGAAATGTTTAAATCTAATTATGGTTGGGGTGGCATCTACGGACAAAGAGATTGCTCTTCTATGCTGCGTGATTTATATGCTCCTTTTGGAATTTGGCTACCTAGAAACTCATCTCAACAAGCAAAAGTTGGTAAAATCATTTCACTTAAGCATCTAAATAATGAAGAAAAAATTAAAACCATTAAAGAAAAAGCCGTTCCGTTTGAGACTCTTTTATATAAAAAAGGGCATATTGTTTTATATGTTGGTATTTTTAATGGAGAAATCATTGTTTTTCATAATATTTGGGGCATTAAAACAAATGAAGAAGGTAGAGAGGGTAGAGTAGTGGTTGGAAAAGCTATTTTTAGTACTTTAAAAGTAGGAAGCAATATTGATGATTTTGATAAAGAGTCTGAGATTTTAAAAAATTTACAAAGTATGAATATTTTAACGCAATAG
- a CDS encoding LexA family transcriptional regulator, which produces MKSFLEIVEEIKSIVSAEYNSKKIFDKDIANILGISQMNFATMKKRNKVPFGELMDFCALRSISINWMLYGQSPESLVEATNKFYMVKYFSDVNASAGGGTDEQCEEVQELEIPEQFVYMLGGDRELKSIEAINVSGDSMEPTFSYNDIVFINRAKTDLQRGGIFTIRTEAGLFIKRVQKRIDGKIDIISDNKVYSTQTLDPSEIEVIGRIVCRFGDVD; this is translated from the coding sequence ATGAAAAGTTTTTTAGAAATAGTTGAAGAAATAAAAAGTATTGTATCTGCTGAGTATAACTCTAAAAAAATATTTGATAAAGATATAGCTAATATTCTTGGTATATCTCAAATGAATTTTGCAACAATGAAAAAGAGAAATAAGGTTCCCTTTGGAGAGTTAATGGATTTTTGTGCCTTAAGAAGTATATCTATAAATTGGATGCTTTATGGTCAATCACCTGAAAGCCTTGTGGAAGCTACAAATAAATTTTATATGGTTAAATATTTTAGCGATGTTAATGCAAGTGCTGGTGGTGGCACAGATGAGCAATGTGAAGAAGTACAAGAACTAGAAATACCAGAACAGTTTGTCTATATGCTTGGTGGTGATAGAGAGCTTAAAAGCATAGAAGCTATTAATGTATCTGGTGATTCTATGGAGCCTACTTTTAGTTATAATGATATAGTATTTATAAATAGAGCAAAAACCGATCTTCAAAGAGGTGGCATATTTACTATAAGAACAGAAGCAGGGTTATTTATAAAGCGTGTTCAAAAAAGAATAGATGGAAAAATAGATATAATATCTGACAATAAAGTTTACTCAACTCAAACCCTTGACCCTAGTGAAATTGAAGTTATAGGAAGAATAGTTTGTAGATTTGGTGATGTAGATTAA
- a CDS encoding tetrahydrodipicolinate N-succinyltransferase N-terminal domain-containing protein — MQIIETTDAFKALIQDIKSTTDGYRDPLAFGICRIDLGQLNVEKTLQATYPLINWDENFGSAAIFIKALAEQGKNVDFSQSEIVFDINLDFLRSCLKAFTPYSDEAFGDAHKNIQVVSALYAQIINSGSYDGEFKVTFIFDDAPLESVEASYLKLYALSQAKVPLRDINLNGAFGSLPNVAWSKGEPIELDYLREFEIELKLANEYPHIDFVDKFPRFLQHVIPQDNTRILDTSKVRFGAQLAAGTTVMPGASYINFNAGTTGSVMVEGRISSSAIVGDGSDIGGGASILGVLSGTDGNPISIGKNTLLGANSTCGIPLGDACIIDAGLSILEGTKVGIYPAELKKIMEVNTNANMKGEVFKAKQLAFFNGIHFRQNSMTGEITASRSTREIKLNADLH; from the coding sequence ATGCAAATTATTGAAACGACAGATGCTTTTAAAGCATTGATACAAGATATAAAGTCAACAACGGATGGATATAGAGATCCTTTAGCATTTGGTATATGTAGAATTGATTTAGGACAATTGAATGTTGAAAAAACTCTTCAAGCAACTTATCCATTGATAAACTGGGATGAAAACTTTGGTAGTGCTGCTATTTTTATTAAAGCACTAGCAGAGCAAGGTAAAAATGTAGATTTTTCTCAAAGTGAAATTGTTTTTGACATTAACTTAGATTTTTTAAGAAGCTGCTTAAAAGCTTTTACTCCTTACTCGGATGAGGCTTTTGGAGATGCACACAAAAATATCCAAGTTGTTTCTGCCCTTTATGCACAGATTATAAATAGTGGAAGTTATGATGGAGAGTTTAAAGTTACATTTATTTTTGATGATGCTCCATTAGAAAGTGTTGAAGCGTCTTACCTTAAATTATATGCACTTTCTCAAGCAAAAGTTCCTTTAAGAGATATAAATCTAAATGGTGCATTTGGATCACTTCCTAATGTTGCTTGGTCAAAAGGTGAGCCAATTGAGCTTGATTACCTTAGAGAGTTTGAAATAGAATTAAAACTTGCAAATGAGTATCCACATATCGATTTTGTTGATAAGTTCCCAAGATTTTTACAGCATGTTATTCCTCAAGATAACACCAGAATACTTGATACATCAAAAGTAAGATTTGGCGCTCAGTTAGCTGCTGGAACTACTGTTATGCCAGGTGCTTCATATATAAACTTCAATGCGGGAACAACTGGTTCTGTTATGGTTGAAGGTCGTATTTCTTCTTCTGCTATTGTTGGAGATGGTTCTGATATTGGTGGTGGTGCTTCTATACTTGGAGTACTTAGTGGAACTGATGGTAATCCTATATCTATTGGTAAAAACACTCTTTTAGGTGCAAATTCAACTTGTGGTATTCCTCTTGGAGATGCTTGTATCATAGATGCAGGTTTATCAATTTTAGAAGGTACTAAAGTTGGCATCTATCCAGCAGAGCTTAAAAAGATTATGGAAGTAAATACAAATGCTAATATGAAAGGCGAGGTTTTCAAAGCTAAGCAACTAGCATTTTTCAATGGTATCCACTTTAGACAAAACTCTATGACGGGTGAGATTACAGCTTCTCGTTCAACAAGAGAGATAAAACTAAACGCTGATTTACACTAA
- a CDS encoding tRNA (cytidine(34)-2'-O)-methyltransferase has translation MFNLVLVNPQIPNNTGAIGRLCVNAGASLHIIKPIAFDIDEKAVRRAGLDYWEKLDLHVWESIDDFFANNKITNNAHFATTKTDKPYFDAKFKDGDFIFFGSETAGIPEDILNKYKEQNITIPMTKEGRSLNLAISTGIVLYDAIRQNYTNFKEVL, from the coding sequence TTGTTTAATCTTGTCTTGGTAAATCCACAAATCCCTAATAATACAGGAGCTATTGGTCGCTTGTGCGTAAATGCAGGAGCATCTTTACATATAATTAAACCTATAGCTTTTGATATTGATGAAAAGGCAGTGCGTCGTGCAGGGCTTGATTATTGGGAAAAGTTAGATTTGCATGTTTGGGAAAGTATAGATGATTTTTTTGCAAACAATAAAATTACTAATAATGCACATTTCGCAACTACAAAAACAGATAAGCCATATTTTGATGCAAAGTTTAAAGATGGCGATTTCATATTTTTTGGTAGCGAAACAGCAGGAATTCCAGAAGATATTTTAAATAAATATAAAGAGCAAAATATAACTATTCCAATGACTAAAGAAGGAAGAAGTCTTAACTTAGCAATAAGTACAGGTATAGTCCTTTATGATGCTATAAGACAAAATTATACTAATTTCAAAGAGGTTCTATGA
- a CDS encoding CiaD-like domain-containing protein: protein MELKDAILSTLAEMEDNEITKKVLSSSIKAKKNKQTQVIEVKLKPKIIEETAASMDGEKFFLNSMKERLLVLFEGFQAPNNKKIEAKLDMTLNFLEYALATIEQREQELKKGKRK, encoded by the coding sequence ATGGAATTAAAAGATGCAATATTATCAACATTAGCAGAGATGGAAGATAATGAAATAACAAAAAAAGTTTTAAGCAGTTCGATAAAAGCAAAAAAAAATAAACAAACTCAAGTAATAGAAGTAAAACTAAAACCTAAAATAATAGAAGAAACAGCAGCATCTATGGATGGGGAAAAGTTTTTTTTAAATTCAATGAAAGAAAGACTTCTCGTATTATTTGAAGGATTTCAGGCACCAAACAACAAAAAAATAGAAGCTAAATTAGACATGACTCTTAATTTTTTAGAATATGCTCTGGCAACAATAGAACAAAGAGAACAAGAGCTGAAAAAAGGAAAACGAAAGTGA
- the leuB gene encoding 3-isopropylmalate dehydrogenase: MKNYKIALIKGDGIGPEIIDEAVKVLDAVSACSGFHFEYEEALMGGIAYDITGNPLPNETINISLNSDAVLFGAIGGDKWDNLPRELRPESGLLRFRKELGVYANLRPAIVYDELINASSLKPSVIKGVDLMVVRELIGGLYFGEPKGRDEDKGWNTMIYSRSEIKRIAHQAFQIAMTRSKRVCSIDKANVLDVSQLWREVVTEISTEYPEVELSHMYVDNAAMQLIRDPKQFDVMLTGNIFGDILSDEASMLSGSIGLLPSASVGSKIGVYEPIHGSAPDIAGLGIANPIATIASASMMLRYSLDEIVAADKIDSAIKRALREGYRTQDLAQFDAKEVCSTSEIGSIIANYISK, translated from the coding sequence ATGAAAAATTATAAAATTGCACTAATTAAGGGTGATGGAATAGGTCCTGAAATAATAGATGAGGCAGTAAAGGTTTTAGATGCTGTTTCAGCTTGTTCAGGTTTTCATTTTGAGTACGAAGAGGCTTTAATGGGTGGTATCGCTTACGACATAACAGGAAATCCGCTACCAAATGAAACTATCAATATTTCGCTTAACTCAGATGCTGTGCTTTTTGGTGCTATTGGTGGAGATAAATGGGATAATCTTCCTCGTGAATTAAGACCAGAGAGTGGACTTTTAAGATTTAGAAAAGAGCTTGGAGTTTATGCAAATTTACGTCCTGCTATTGTTTATGACGAGTTAATTAATGCTTCTTCTCTTAAACCATCAGTAATAAAAGGTGTTGACCTAATGGTTGTTCGTGAGCTTATAGGCGGACTTTATTTTGGTGAACCAAAGGGTCGCGATGAAGACAAGGGTTGGAATACTATGATTTATTCACGCTCAGAAATCAAACGCATTGCACATCAAGCATTTCAAATTGCTATGACAAGAAGTAAAAGAGTATGCTCTATCGATAAAGCTAATGTTTTAGATGTCTCTCAATTATGGAGAGAAGTTGTTACAGAGATCTCAACAGAGTATCCCGAGGTTGAACTAAGTCATATGTATGTTGATAATGCCGCTATGCAACTTATTCGTGATCCAAAACAATTTGATGTAATGCTTACAGGAAATATTTTTGGTGATATTTTAAGTGATGAAGCTAGTATGTTATCTGGTTCTATTGGTCTTTTACCTTCAGCATCTGTAGGTTCTAAAATAGGTGTTTATGAGCCTATTCATGGTTCTGCTCCAGATATTGCAGGTTTAGGAATTGCTAATCCTATCGCAACTATAGCATCTGCTTCTATGATGCTTAGATACTCATTGGATGAAATTGTAGCGGCAGATAAAATTGACTCAGCAATCAAAAGAGCATTAAGAGAAGGTTATAGAACACAAGATTTAGCACAATTTGATGCTAAGGAAGTTTGCTCAACTAGTGAAATTGGTTCTATTATTGCTAACTATATTTCAAAATAA
- the purU gene encoding formyltetrahydrofolate deformylase has product MSQYIVLIDADDEKGLVYKVSTVFYNNNLNIISNSEFVDRDNNKFFMRSVVEGDINSKDLSGAIENILPQSSNVKVIEPKKKNIIIMATKELHALGDILIRHEAGELDANILAVVSNYDKLESLVSKFDIPFICISHEGCEREEHEDKIIDCINSFDSVDYIVLAKYMRILTPKFVETYEHKIINIHHSFLPAFIGANPYKQAYDRGVKIIGATAHFVNNNLDEGPIIAQEVMHVNHAYGWKDMQRSGKDAEKVVLSHALKLALEDRIFVYANKTVIF; this is encoded by the coding sequence GTGAGTCAATATATAGTTTTAATAGATGCCGATGATGAAAAAGGTTTAGTTTATAAAGTTTCTACTGTTTTTTATAATAATAATCTAAATATAATTTCAAATAGTGAATTTGTTGATAGAGATAATAATAAATTTTTTATGAGAAGTGTTGTCGAGGGAGATATTAACTCAAAAGATTTAAGTGGCGCTATTGAAAATATTTTACCGCAAAGCTCAAATGTTAAAGTGATAGAACCAAAAAAGAAAAATATAATAATTATGGCAACAAAAGAACTACATGCATTAGGAGATATTTTGATTCGTCATGAAGCTGGAGAGCTAGATGCTAATATCTTAGCAGTGGTATCTAACTATGATAAGTTAGAGTCTTTAGTTAGTAAGTTTGATATACCATTTATTTGTATTTCTCATGAAGGTTGTGAGCGAGAGGAGCATGAAGATAAAATAATTGATTGTATAAATTCTTTTGATAGTGTTGATTATATAGTTTTAGCAAAGTATATGCGTATTCTAACTCCTAAATTTGTTGAAACCTATGAGCATAAAATAATAAATATACATCACTCATTTTTACCGGCATTTATAGGTGCTAACCCTTACAAGCAAGCTTATGACAGAGGTGTTAAAATTATTGGAGCAACGGCTCACTTTGTCAATAATAATCTTGATGAAGGTCCAATCATCGCTCAAGAAGTTATGCATGTTAATCATGCATACGGCTGGAAAGATATGCAACGTTCAGGAAAAGATGCTGAAAAAGTTGTTCTCTCTCATGCTCTTAAGCTCGCACTTGAAGATAGAATCTTTGTTTACGCAAATAAAACAGTTATATTTTGA